Part of the Benincasa hispida cultivar B227 chromosome 12, ASM972705v1, whole genome shotgun sequence genome is shown below.
ATAATAACCAATCATACCCTGTGAAGctagattaaaataatatttccaTATCACCTAAAATTCAACAAAAGTCTTCTCACACCACCACATGGATACCTAAACCATCCTGAAAAGTTGTATTTATACCATATAGCAGAAGGGGTTTATGCCTTTGAGGAGAGAAACCTAAGCTCTATGTGAAGGTATTCCGACTTAACTAATAACATTCTTTCTAATTTGATATCTTACAACGTTGCTTAAAGTCTAAAAGTTTTACCATCTCTACTTTCAAGTATgtttatatgaaaaattaaatgcTACCTTCTACATTTTTTGAGATTCTCTTAGTGAAGGGTAAAAACATTATTTCTGGTAAGCATTAAATAGAAAGAAattaaccaaaaataaaaatacctaATCACTAATATCTAACATTTAAACATGACTttagaactcaaggacacaattgtacaacctatagaacagATCCTCTTCAAGTAAGGTTGTAACTATTAAACAAAACTGTCATACATAAGAGTCTTTCATGAATAACTAATCATATTacgtcatatatatatatatatatctatatgttTGTTAACTTTTCAGAAAAATAAAGCACTTAGGTGGAAAATTGttagcaaataataaaaacagCAAGAGTGTATTAAAAAACTGGTTGGGTAGTTTTTATAATCTAACCAGAAAAAATGAActtcaaaatagaaaattcaattaacatattgaaattttgatcttttaaattttttgttccaCAATAAATTTCTACGAAAGTTTTAATATccatcagaaaaaaaaaattgtagttaAAGAATTTTAGGCACATATAATCAATTTCTTAACTATACAAATGATAGTAAGTCAGAgcttgtttttgtaattttgacTCCAATTCATTAGACAATGAGAACTACGTTAAAACAAAAAAGGTGGGTGCATTAAGACGCCCTCTACATTAATTCCAATTAGAGGAAAGGTAGTTAAATAGGAAAAGAGTTTTGCTAGTTTGAACAGACTGAAAAGTTGCTTAAAACACTAAGACCCCGtttaataaccatttggttttgtttttgtttttgaaaattaagcttatttcatctacatttcttccaatgatttgcatctttcttaagtacaatagatgaattcttagccaaattccaaaaacaaaaacaactttttgaaagctactttttttttagtccTCAAAATTTGAcatggttttttaaactattggtaaaaggtagataataaaggaaaaaatttggaggtaaGAGTAGtgttcatagacttaattttcaaaaacaaaaaccaaaatcaaaatggttactaaacgggATCTAAGGAAATAGCATTAACCAGCCATGAAAAATCTAGTTTCCACTAACTTGTTCATCAACTGCCATGAAAATTTTGGAACATGGAAAATATTGAGGCTTAAGTCACCTGTAATATAAAGAGTATAGGACACAGTATCCATAGTTGACCATCTACACCAGCTGTTTCTCCCCAAACGACATCCATTCTCTTAGCCTagtaataaaaagaataaaaaaggaaaTCAATAGATTGATAAAATGACAGAACAAGCAACCACCAATTAAAAACATATGCAACATTCATAAATGTTTATTATCAGATGCTTAAAATTTTGAGTGCCTTGGGTAGGGAAGGGATAATGAGCTCCAGTCATAGATTATATTGAGGCGACAAAAATTAGAATATATTGCGATGAAGTTGAATGCAACAAGAATGCAGTAGAAAATGGCACCTTCCCAAGAGCAATCCGAGTATAAAGCCTCTGACGCTGATATCTATTTTGTAGAAGCATTGCAACTCCTTGCATCATGGCCCACTGTAGGAAGAGTTGTACACCTCTCTGGAGAATAATTGAACCCATGCTGTTAATCCAATGCATAGAGTACGGTATGTATTTAGCGGGGTAATAAACAATAGGAAAAAACCTGCTTTTGGGCACAATTTGGCTGTCCTTTGATCTCCCACGTAAGACTAACAAGTGCCATAATCATAGCGCAATAGTGATGATATATCCACCTGTAAAATCATGACTCGCGAACTTTACCATAATGTTCGTAGAACTAACGATGAATCATAGAGCATAATAGTGATGATCTATCAACCAGCAAAAGCATGATCACAAACTTTGCCCGTGTTATACCACGACACTACAAAAACATTGATAAAGTACAAATCCTATGCACATCAATCAAAAGATAGAGaataaagttgtttacaaatCTGGTGTAACAGACATCATTCCATCAAGCACCAAATGTAAATCTGAAATTATAACATATGCACTGACAAGAGAACACATTCATGATAACCTTTTTAATGCCCAACCTTTTTCTTCAAAAGTGCCCAGGAAAGAGAATGATTGCTTTCACCTACTTCAGAGTGAAAGAGTGTAATGAAAAGAGGTAGTTTTGTGGGCTTTTACATAGGGACGGTGGGTTATGGAGCATGTTAATCactttttagaaagaaaaacaatttcattgataaatgaaatataagagtaaAACTCCAAAGACCAAGAGGTGAATTACAAAAATAGTCTCCAGTGTGAGCATGTTAATCATAACCATCTACGGTAGGTAGATGAGCTTTACTACTGTAGATTGCTAGATTGTTAGTGAGGAACTATTTCCATATTGTAAAGATCTTTGAACTGTAACACTAACTATAAAAAGGTTGGGGACTTCAAAGACCATAAGAAAAAAGTAAACAATGTCTTCTCAACTCTTCTCTCCAGATGTTTCCTCTTTGAGGATTCCCCTTTAACCAAAGATTCCAGATGAGTCAGGAGAGCACTCTTTATCTGTAACACCTTCTCCTGCGCATTGAACCTTTGACCAACTATCGTTTGGACCTCCATATTACCAGCTGAGTTAGGAAGAATCCAATTAAAGATAAAGTCTATAGACTTCCCAAACCACTCCCTGATCATAAAACAATTGGGTCTTAGACTCTAAATAGCAGAGTGGTGAATATGGAAATATTCTGCtgcttttaaaaaaacttcacttttttaataagaaaccgAGCTTTCatcaagaaaaatgaagaaaatgtaCAAGGACACAAAAAAAACCCGCAATATAAGCAACCCAAATACTAACTACAGGAATGGACTCCTACTCAAGAGGATTAAACCAAGATCAGCACGTCTCTCACGGTAAGCATATGATTGAAGGGTTCGTTTTGGCATTGATAGCCCCATAGCAAGATCTCTACTTGAACTGGAGAGCCTTACTTTGTCCAGAATATTCTTGGCTTGGCTTGTATCCTTGGCCAAGTATGCTTGTAATGTTGTTAAATTTGTTTTGTTGGCTGTTTTTGTTGTTGGTTTTAGGATTTGCCGAGGATGATATGGGGGTGTTATCGTAGTTGTTTTGCTTACTTTTGTATCTAAGTATTGAACTCTGATCAATAATCTCAttacattatatcaatgaagAGGCTTGTTTCtgtattaaaagaaaacaaaacagaagGGTCGGTAAACCTACTCCATGATCTCTCAACCTCCCTAAAAAAATTTGATGTTCATCATGCACCaaactcaactccaccacaACACGGCAAAGAAACGATTTTGTCCTTAGCATCACTTGTGGCCAAAGATGAGTCCATAGTTCTCAAACCTGAAAGGGTTAGAACCCCATTTGACATTGAGAATGACCATTCGCTTCAATTGTGGTCAAAGTCAGAGTTAGTTCTCAAGTTGAAAAGGGTCCGGGCCCATTTGATGTCCTTATTTGATAAGAATAGGGAAGAAGATAGTGTGAATCAAGCTTTTTGGACATAACCAAATGACATGAGATGAAGACCTTTAAGTTCAACCAAGGAGGCATTTGGGGAGGGAAAGATATATGAGCTTAGAGGAATTGATAAATCTATTAGACCTCCCATAGTAGAAGAAAATTCACGGGGGCTCCTTAGACATTAAGATCACCTCCCAAAAGCCACATAGAAGTATAGAACTACACGAACCTTGTAGATCCCAAAGATCACTCCAAAAATCCATTCTCTCCCTTCAACCAGAAGGCTCGTAAATACTAGACAGTCCCCAATTGAATTCACCCACCATCCACCATCCACCATCTTAACTGTGGTAGAAGGGAATAAGAATGAGAATATCCATTGTCCCTTGAAGAACCAAATAATGATTTTTGTTTGGTTTCACTTGTGTAGCCTTCTCTTTTGTACTTGTTACATTATCCTCTATGAAAACTGATTTCtcattataaaaaatttcaagtATAAATACTTGTAACCTTAAATAGTCAAAGCTACCATAAgactattttaaaataaaacaatgaatAACAGCATAACAACGAAAGCAAAAGTTGCAGCACACATACCAAGGGCGAATGTCACTGCCATTGACTCTTAGTATGTTTTCACGCAATGCCAATCCTGTGTATAGGAACAAGAGCCATGCCTGGAAAGAAAAATGATGTGTTGAGCTTAAATGAATCTTCAAAAGGCATTGAATACACTATATGAAGATAACCCTAGAAATGCCCAGAGAACAAGATTTCAAAAATTACATCATTAATAGAGATATAAGAGAAAACAAATGAGATATCCTCCCTTAAAAAgcacaaaattacaagaatttaGATCATCTAGGGCACATTTAGTTTGAGTTTTGCATCAAATGAGAAGCCTGAAATAGGATGATTAGAAACTGAAAATGGGAAGCACGTGCTTATATTTGCACAGGAACAGGTTCCATATGCCTCAAAATGATGAATGTAGAGTACCGAGTACAAACAATGTTTagattttaatgtaatttataGAATGTTAGAAAATATTTCTGTCTGTCTCTCTCACACacatatatttaatgaaaacaacaattttttatataaaattaaattatgttttctaaattaattagaagtattaaattaatttttttttccttttaaaagagacaagaatatattaaaaaaatagaactaagcAACAGCCAAAGAACAAAGGAATGAGATGATCCTCAAAATAACTACAAAAGGAATATCTTCCAATTGTGAAGGATTCAGTGACGAATGCCAAGTAGATataaacatttatatttatctcGTCAATCATGAGGTATTTGCTCCACAGTCCCTACTACCAAGTATAGAAGGAGCCAACTTGTACAGAAACAAATTCAATATGCATCAAAACATTCAATTAGGGAAAGAAGAACcgatttagggaaaaaaaaatacctgGTACAGTTGAACTGGAAATGCAGGCAAGCATCCATCCCAAACCCAGCCTCTTAGAACAAGCAGCAGAGATgggaaaaggagaaaaagaagagcagTCCTGTCCTGCTTGAAAGAGATCAACGTGAGGGCACCTCAAGCTAAAATGACATAAGATTTGCCccaaagaaagaaggaaatCCATTTTGACAAATATCATTAACATAGGAATGTCGAGAACCAcccaaattgagaaaaatatcaTGTAGTAATTACTAAAGAAAGAAGATTACAAACACCagtaagttgcttgagacatttAGCTACAATCACCTCTCACACCACTCGGTAAATTTGTCCAAAATATGCATTAGTTCCTAATCATTATAATCGCATTTGTCCataacagtttttttttttttttttttttttgcctctaCCCTAAAGTCTAAACTTGATTCTACATAGAAGTTGAATAATATTATTCTTAGTGCTTATGTCCAAAACCCATGAGAGGTAGAAATCTTGAAATAAGACCTGCCAACATTTCTCGTCAACAAAACAATGCAATAAGTGATTTATATTTTCACTTCCCGTTTAAAATCTTTAAGTCAACTTTGTCTCCAACTGTAGTTTAGTCTATTACAGAGGCAAGATAGAATTGACCAGAAAATTAACTGTAAAtttaagagaaaagagaaaagacaGGAAGATAAAACTCCCGGCAAGTCCCTACAAAATTTCCTTTCACTCTATGACAGTTAGCTGAACAGAAGATGTGCTCTAAAACTTAGATATCCCCCTAGAAAATCAGAAGTCAGCTGAatgtattcaaataattattgaCACGATGGCATAGCTTTGCATAAATCAGTAAATTTTATTGAGCTGGTAGGAAGAGTTGATAGGCCAGGATTCACATCATTAGGGACTTCTTAAACAATTACCATCATAGAAGCCCTTAAATCACTTTGATTTGTCTCCTaagattatttttcttaataaaaattgGCTTGGTTAACAAAATGAGAGATTGATAATGTACTGCTTGAAGTAGACTGGAGGAATGTGATAACTATACACCACGTCCATGAACTCCTggggtgggttttttttttttttggtttatgttttttgtttttgtttttttttttctatattttatttttaaatgagaGAAATCAGGTTTCAGTATGATAAATGAACGCATAAAACATAAAGCCATGAAAAAGAGCTCAAAGAAATGaagccaagaaaaaaaaattgaataactgTAAGGGGCTACAACTATTAGGATTaacactcttttttttttggataaggGATCCACACTATCAACGCTATATATATAGAGATACCCAAAGGGAGGCCTTCAACTGAGACACTTTGCAAAATCCTCCAAAGACCGTTTTCATCCTGAAAATTTTCTCCTATATCTCCCTAAGCAAAGGATGCCGCCTGCTACCAAATCACCCTTCATTAGTAAAAGAAGGGTGAAGAAGCACCTCcaataaatgaaaaagaataaatCCTCCATCACCTCCATTACAACAATAATGGTGGAGACTTACCTCATCCGTTAGATCCCAACAACCCCTAATACCTAACGAATTCGTTCACCTATTTGTCTTTGAATCTTTCTTTGGCTCAATAGAGAATTTGATGAGCTAATAATTTATCCTTATATGTGATGCTTATTCTAGtaaacaaagaacaaaattttttttcttcggCAATACCTCCATATAACATGATTGGAGTCAAACTAACAATATATCCAAAATTCTATAAGATTTTTGTAGTAAAGTAACATCTCTGTATAATATGAACCAAGCCACCATATGTCAACGCCAAACACACCACTCGGGTCctaaaaccaaaaaccaaagaTGAAGATATCGAGAAGAAATTCATTATGTGTATTCTACCAAAGCaaccaaataaaacaaaaatcaaaccTTCTTTGGGATTTAATCATCCATAGCAGCAAATAAAAGGGAAGATCAGCTAAGCCGCAAAACATGTAAAAAGAGATTTGCAAGAGCATGTTCCGAAAGAGTTGATAGTCCAAAATTGGAAATCACTAAATTTTGGGAAAGCAATCCCAAGAAACATAAAAGCAACGCCAAAAAAATCTGAATGTTGTGGTTTATAAGGGAATCTCCAGAACTGAGAGTCACAAAAAAGGGAGGCATCCAAACAAAGTTTTGAGGTAAGGTTGTTTACTTGAGATCCAAAGACAACTTGACCAAACTTTTGTTATTATCTGTTCCATTTGTATAAAGCCTTAATTGTCCAAATAAGAAGCTGGTCATCAACTGGAGACTTAACTTTAGAGCCCACTTTTACCAGAAACATTATTGTATTAATGAcaagaaattaaaatgaaaagttAGATCAGGATTTACCCAAATGGACAAAAGATTGCAATAATGGAGAGAGAAATAGCAATGAAACTACTAAGACTGAAAGCACAAACTAGAAGTGTTCAAAAGAATAATGCACTGACTCCAGATTCTTTTCTATATTCTGGAACAAGAAACATCATCCTATTTCTTTCATATTATCATTACAAAACAACGCCATTATGCAATTAATTCATAATACCTTTGATGTAGATTCAAGCAAATGCCGAAGGCTAAAACTAGGCCAAATATCCCTTATACTTTGAGGCCcaaatgatgttttatttccaGAATCTGATTCTTCTCATATTTCCTTTTCTGAACTTTGAAAAATTCAGAAATGTGGAGATATTATTTGCCATAGCAAACCAAGGCCGGTCCTTAGCTCTACTCTAGGAGAAGAAGGACGCCAAACATTAGAGTCCATCCTATAATCGCTAGAATTCACCTTCTTCCATAAAGTCTCCTTCTCTTGACAGTCCAAAGCCACTTTGAAAGAAGAGATTTATTCAGATGATGTAACGAGTCAATACCAAAACCACCATACTGTATAGGGAGCAAAATCCACTCCAATTGACAAGGTGGGAAAAGCAACAatgtttaaaatctccaccgtctcagaaaaaaaaattctcacaaTCTTATCCATCTCTTGAGTCACTCACAAAAGGAGCCTTGAGAAGAAAAAAGTAACTTAAAGGAAATGTGGTTGATTGTGCAACTGTTAGTCTTCCCCTTTAGAAACCAACATACCTTTCCCACTTTACTTAAATTTGCTCTAAATTTGTCCACCATGAGCTCCCAAAAACTCAAAAAAGCTGTAATTACCTCCCAGAAGGAGACCCAAGAAAGTGAATGGTAAAGTTTCCACACAACATTCAAGGATCGAGGCTAGATCCATGAAACACAATTCTATCCATCCTTTTGAATGTCTCTCCCTAGGTTGTACAGCATGTGCAGAAATATAGTTCCAAAAATGTGGAACCTCATCCTCTCACATCCATTTTTATATGAAGCTGTGATGGAagctctttgaaattttcaggACTACTCTGTCCTCCGTTCCCTAGAACTTTAGAAAGTTCATTTTGCAAATGCTTTCACAGCGCTCTTGTTCAAGATAGAGCAAAGGTTTTCAAACAATTTATGTAGTTATTCAGTATCTCCGATTTTCCGATTGAAAAGGGTGATTTAATAACTCCTCTGGCATAGGGTTAGAGGACACATTCTTCACATACTGTAGAAATCAAGGACATAGTTGTACAATCTATAAAACAGATCACTTCGTACTGTAACTTCCGTTCTATTCTATCAATAAGCGTTTGTTTCTAACCAACTTCAACCGGAAAATAAGCCAAAATCTAGACGGGGTAAGATTAACTAATCAGGCCCATCTGAAGCTTCACTATCCAAATGCATAGAAGAAAGAATCTTTCAGTCAGCTGTTGATGGCCTAAAAAAGTAGATCACCTAATATAGGTGTTCAAGTAAAATACAAAAGCGAGGGAAAAAATAACTCTTATAACAAAGCACTAATTTCGGAGAGTTCGAGGTATGCCGTAGCCGTAATTATTGAAAAGTATAATCAGGATGCAAATTACTACAACATGCAATAAGGAGTAGCCTCTGGGACCAAAAGGGAAAAGATTTGagataatacaatacaaagagtAAAAGAAAATCATACTCTGTAACTGTTATATTCCTCTTTAACTTTCAACTGAACATCTTTCCTTGAGGCACGCACATTAATAGGTCCCAGAAACATCTGCAAGAACTTCCCTGCCATCAAATTACATACTCATACTCAGAAACTAAATGCAACAAGAAGCATGCGGACGCTAATCCTCATATTGTCCTTCAAAAGAGAAATGACATCAATTCGCGATCTCTAAATACAAAAGGAAAGAACTCTAACCTTGCGGCTTCCCAGGAAGAAACGATGCAACCTCTCCATCGACCATCATACATTTAGCTCTTTGCAAGTCATCTTCCAGCTGATTCACGcaaacaaagaacaaaatttaaaaaaaattaggttaaCCTGACAGCTAGCACGAACAAAACGTAAATaaacagcaaaaaaaaaaactgaaaaaaaaaaaaaaaaaaaaaaaaaaaaatgatgaatcgATCCGTCGATTTCAGAACGAcagatttgaaattaaatgcgtAGAAAATTGAAAGATATAGACCTTTTCAGCAAGCTTGGAGTCCAAAAGCTTCTTGGAGAGAAGCGAATTGAGTAAAGAACGAAGACGGCGAATTGAAGACTCAAGAGAGAGAGCACGCTGGCGGAGAGACTGTTCGTCGCTGGCTGTTCTGGAGATTAGAGATGCAGCCGAATCATGCAGTTCCTTCGCCTGCTCCACCACTCTCCCAACTTCATCCTCGACGTTGTGCGACGAATCGGCCATGTTGTCGGTCTCCACCATAACTCTCCGCCTTTGAGACGACGGTGAATCCGATCTTTGTTGAGGCTGCAAGTCCCCAAAGGTAGAGGACGAGAAGGCGAATCTCGTAGGCCACCGCTTGAGAAGCTAaatagagagaaagagagagagagagagactaaTGGCTGTTTCTTCTTCAGAGATTCACATTCACGTAAccttttctctcttctctctctctcgcgCACACACACgtaatctctctctcttctctctctccaACCGAGTCCTACTCCCAACTCCAAACTCACACGCTCCTAACTTTCCTATTTAGAAcctgaagatacatttttttttctttgaaaaacatTATGATACagataaatttaacatataaattaattataataatacaaaatacagtataaataatgaaatacaatacaaaaagcGTTGAAGTACactaataaataaaatgcaataaatGACTTGTACTGAtcgtaaaagaagaaaaaatattagaaggagaagtatgaagaacttTTTTGTTGAATTGTTGAATATATTCAAGTGGACTATATTTTAGTACACTTTGTGGGAATTTAAATGTGAATATAAAGATTAGATAATTCCAGGGtttgatctttttttcttttagttttggactcgagtagtgagtttTTTAAATAGGCTACCTAATTTTATATTGGGAAAAATTAGATGAGTTAgctaatctttttctttaaagaaagtaagcgtaaaaataaataaatcgcaCAGATACATATCTGGAAAGTATCTAGAAGTATTGATATCTGATACATGTCTAATACGGATTTTTTGACTCACATAAAATATTTGTGTCTCATAGCTACCTGCCTTTCTAGTTCAACTATTGCGAGCAAGGCCAAACTGAGCAAAACTCAATTGATATatggatatttttgaaactaCGTGTTCTTTGGTTCAGATCTCTGAACTCttagttgtactaaaaaaactatttagTTGGAGATAGAACTATCGAACCATATAGATTTGTGAAGATAGTAATTATTAAATGCACCTAATCTCATACTCCCCCATTATTAACacaaaaaaatctatttttaaaaattaaacaaatgggcacatatcaattttttattgggTGCAACCAGGGTTAAACAATAGATGGGTGCATGATGCATCCAAGTCCTTCTCTTGTGAAAATTGGACTCTTAGTCTTTGACTCATTTTTTACTTGGCTATCCCACCTTGCTGAGTCATTCCTTTCCACGATATTGAACTATggaaaactaataaaataaagaaataaatctatttattgagaaaaaagagaaaaattatttataagaaaataatatagtAGATATTCTCCACAGATATTCAAATATGTgatagttttttgttttgaattatcGATTTCAAGTGGATATTCTCCATAGAGGGGAGAGACTTTCGAGTATGGAATGGTGTCTAATTACTATTCTAATAGTCAATtgatttgattatttactcTAATTAATTATACTGTATTTGGTTGCTAGAAAATACTCGTAGAATATTAAGGAGCATTTGGTCCCAAGTTGATaacattttcttaattttaatatagttattaaaAAGGAAGAGTGGTTTAAAAAATGTAATCAAATTTCTTcctcaattaaaatataaaaagtattGAAAAGGTTTTAACTCTGTccttatttttagttttaatatagttataaaaaatttaagtatAAAATACGTAATCAAACTTCTTTCTTAAATTAAAGTATAGAAAAatgtaattgaaaaaaaaattgaaaaaatcttAGAAGAAAACCTACACACAAACTGGGGTTGCTTTTCGGAGagataaaaagttaaaatacttttaaattgaccacttttagattttagaaaatctgatacaaatttaacatttagttttcacttttatacttaaaaattagatttattttatatatttattattctcACCTAATCAAATCCATCTTCTAAATTCATTAGTTGAATGcatctatattttaaaaatattattctatattgatttttttttggaaaaataaagcTATTTCCCtccatatttaaaatttaatttagacCAAACAAAATGTATCATAttgaacaattatttaaaatttaaaattataaaaataaccccTTAACTAAGTGATTAGAAGTTCAAATCTCCTTTAATATACTATTACTAAGAAATATAAGAGATCAAATTCAACACCAAAATGcctaaattagttttttttaaaaatagtaacATAACCCTAATGGACTGTTAGAATATTCttctaaaacaatttttattttcagtgttaggtttgtttttttttttatttaataaatatttgtaG
Proteins encoded:
- the LOC120067169 gene encoding transmembrane protein 120 homolog, whose amino-acid sequence is MVETDNMADSSHNVEDEVGRVVEQAKELHDSAASLISRTASDEQSLRQRALSLESSIRRLRSLLNSLLSKKLLDSKLAEKLEDDLQRAKCMMVDGEVASFLPGKPQGKFLQMFLGPINVRASRKDVQLKVKEEYNSYRDRTALLFLLFPSLLLVLRGWVWDGCLPAFPVQLYQAWLLFLYTGLALRENILRVNGSDIRPWWIYHHYCAMIMALVSLTWEIKGQPNCAQKQRGVQLFLQWAMMQGVAMLLQNRYQRQRLYTRIALGKAKRMDVVWGETAGVDGQLWILCPILFILQGFEAYVGLLLLKTALVGVVPEWQVLFCGFLLVLMAVGNFSNTVQTLMAKSRFKAKMKRSKSKQELGQTNS